One Candidatus Edwardsbacteria bacterium genomic window carries:
- a CDS encoding LAGLIDADG family homing endonuclease — protein sequence MREDDTQLLRMVQDGIGCGTITKSQGAVRYSVQGTKELINVIIPFFNKYPLHGKKATDFKLWCEAVTIIDGRRLQGMNIGKGIKGFAKKVWSTGELDRLQELHQKMVDHKTNRVIMV from the coding sequence ATGAGAGAAGACGACACCCAGCTTCTACGGATGGTGCAAGATGGTATTGGTTGTGGCACAATCACCAAATCCCAGGGGGCAGTTCGTTATTCAGTACAGGGTACGAAAGAACTGATTAATGTGATAATACCTTTCTTTAATAAATATCCGCTACATGGGAAAAAGGCGACTGACTTCAAGCTATGGTGTGAAGCGGTTACAATTATCGACGGTCGCAGATTGCAAGGAATGAATATCGGTAAAGGTATAAAAGGATTTGCCAAGAAGGTGTGGAGTACAGGCGAACTAGACCGGTTGCAAGAACTACATCAAAAAATGGTTGATCACAAAACAAATAGGGTAATAATGGTTTAG